A single genomic interval of uncultured Desulfobulbus sp. harbors:
- the greA gene encoding transcription elongation factor GreA — MVERIPMSLAGNRQLREELERLERVERPEIVKAIEVARAHGDLSENAEYHAAKERQSLTEGRILELKDKLSRAEVIDCSKVSTDRAVFGTVVTLMDLTTEKEVTYQLLGPEEADVKKGSISVLSPLGRALLGKEAGDEVVTKTPGGMREFEVIDITASTTK, encoded by the coding sequence ATGGTTGAACGTATCCCGATGTCCTTGGCAGGAAATCGGCAGCTGCGTGAGGAGCTTGAACGGCTCGAACGGGTAGAGCGGCCTGAAATCGTCAAGGCAATCGAGGTTGCGCGTGCGCATGGTGATCTGAGCGAAAATGCGGAATACCATGCCGCCAAAGAACGGCAAAGTTTGACAGAAGGAAGAATTCTCGAGCTCAAAGATAAGCTCAGTCGAGCTGAAGTTATTGATTGCTCGAAAGTTTCCACTGATCGAGCCGTCTTTGGCACCGTTGTCACATTAATGGACTTGACAACTGAAAAGGAAGTCACCTATCAGCTCCTGGGACCGGAAGAGGCTGATGTCAAAAAGGGTTCAATCTCCGTGCTCTCGCCCCTGGGCCGAGCTCTACTCGGAAAAGAGGCCGGCGACGAAGTGGTCACCAAGACACCCGGCGGGATGAGGGAATTTGAGGTGATCGATATTACCGCCTCAACAACGAAATAA
- a CDS encoding L-threonylcarbamoyladenylate synthase, whose translation MSTDTLVSEAEFQSAARVLRSGGVVAFPTETYYGLAVDPFQQKAVSRLYQIKQRPGNLPILLLIRDTDQLPMVARSIPPLYQELIRRFWPGSLSLVFPAQSSCSSLLTGGTGTIAVRQSPHPLAHRLLTAFSGPITATSANISGQPAATTALEVHQTFGTLVDLIIDGGKTPGGQGSTLVEIRERNLCCLRQGKVDFSLVLKVAAAYNQATTRL comes from the coding sequence GTGAGCACGGACACTCTTGTCTCTGAAGCCGAATTCCAGAGCGCAGCACGAGTGCTGCGCTCTGGAGGAGTGGTTGCCTTTCCCACTGAAACCTACTATGGATTAGCGGTTGATCCCTTTCAGCAGAAGGCCGTAAGCCGTCTTTATCAAATCAAACAACGGCCGGGTAACCTGCCGATCTTGCTTTTGATCAGAGACACCGACCAACTGCCGATGGTGGCCCGGTCCATACCACCCCTCTATCAGGAACTCATTCGTCGATTCTGGCCCGGTTCATTGAGCCTCGTGTTTCCGGCACAATCCTCGTGTTCGTCACTCTTGACCGGTGGTACCGGGACCATTGCGGTTCGGCAATCACCGCATCCGCTGGCCCATAGACTTCTCACCGCCTTCTCCGGTCCCATCACCGCAACCAGCGCCAATATTTCCGGTCAACCGGCAGCGACCACCGCACTCGAAGTACACCAGACTTTCGGGACACTGGTTGATCTGATTATCGACGGCGGGAAAACACCCGGCGGCCAGGGGTCTACCCTGGTCGAGATCAGGGAAAGGAATCTCTGTTGTCTTCGCCAAGGAAAAGTTGATTTTTCTCTGGTGCTCAAGGTGGCAGCGGCATACAATCAGGCAACGACTCGATTATAG
- a CDS encoding TetR/AcrR family transcriptional regulator, producing the protein MKSPDKHRKIIRAATKVFAKKGFFNARISDIAKEAKVADGTIYLYFNNKFDILLSVFEQEIGKLIDQVIVLLEKEDNPQLKLQIFITNHLEEMKKNRYLAEVIHIELRQTSKLIREYRKNTFNEYLAIIAQIVSEGQEAGIFRKEIHPQVARQMIFGALDEISRCWHVGSDCSLTTDEMSRQMTSLFQTGLLAQPS; encoded by the coding sequence ATGAAATCACCAGACAAGCATCGTAAAATCATACGTGCTGCCACCAAAGTTTTTGCAAAAAAAGGCTTTTTCAATGCCCGCATCTCGGACATTGCCAAGGAAGCCAAGGTGGCGGATGGAACGATATATCTCTACTTCAACAACAAGTTCGATATCCTGCTCTCCGTCTTTGAACAGGAAATTGGCAAACTTATTGATCAGGTCATAGTGCTGTTGGAGAAAGAGGACAATCCACAGCTCAAGCTGCAGATCTTCATCACTAACCATTTGGAAGAAATGAAGAAAAACAGGTACCTGGCAGAGGTTATCCACATAGAACTCCGGCAGACCAGCAAACTGATTCGCGAATACCGCAAAAATACCTTTAACGAGTATTTGGCGATAATAGCGCAAATCGTTTCCGAAGGCCAGGAGGCTGGAATATTCCGCAAGGAGATACATCCCCAAGTGGCCCGGCAGATGATTTTTGGCGCACTTGATGAAATCTCCCGTTGCTGGCATGTAGGCAGTGACTGCTCCCTGACCACGGATGAAATGAGCCGGCAGATGACCAGCCTGTTCCAGACCGGTTTATTGGCGCAGCCCAGCTGA
- a CDS encoding Hpt domain-containing protein, with product MADLQWNKEFALEQTAGDEELLEELMTLFKESSAADLEQLRQAIVADDAPGVVRAAHSLKGSSASLGIEGIRAIALAMEAEARDGSVAVARAKLEEMDALLQQIQDM from the coding sequence ATGGCTGATTTACAATGGAATAAAGAGTTCGCTCTGGAGCAGACCGCCGGAGATGAAGAGTTGCTTGAAGAATTGATGACCCTGTTTAAGGAATCCTCGGCCGCGGATCTGGAACAACTGCGGCAGGCCATTGTCGCCGATGATGCTCCAGGAGTGGTTCGTGCGGCGCATAGCCTCAAAGGTTCGTCGGCAAGTCTGGGAATCGAGGGAATTCGCGCGATTGCCCTCGCCATGGAGGCAGAGGCAAGGGACGGATCGGTGGCAGTTGCCAGAGCAAAATTGGAAGAGATGGATGCGTTGTTGCAGCAGATACAGGATATGTAA
- a CDS encoding rhodanese-like domain-containing protein translates to MSQAAKESGTYAGVVAGVSERAQSLSLTLGKEDEGEKQVMMLKFDGNTKGMNLAAKGKPVKVTYERRGGDLFATEVELKVAKLPEGISEIKTDELKKLIDGKKNLYLVDSRPTGRFNQAHLPGAHSIPLPELKKKQAAVLPKDKNTLLVFYCGGITCPLSPASASIAKDLGYKNVQVYHEGEPVWSKANLPTYSTAEFIKNGNVVLIDIRPTQKAIKGRIKGAYSVPYAMLEDELDDVPRNAPIVLYGDKEVLDAVVNVREEDFNFVSLVEGGYKGWVKSGGEIEKGPIYNTEIKWVRKLGKGEVSVADFRKAASGEDKDAIIVDARTKEEVAELGTFKNTINIPLDEIPARMQELPKDKKIYVHCSTGARADMAYNELIKHGYNAKFLLLNIKDAACDCEIIRP, encoded by the coding sequence GTGAGTCAGGCTGCGAAGGAGAGCGGCACCTACGCTGGTGTTGTTGCCGGAGTCTCCGAACGCGCGCAATCATTGTCCCTCACCCTTGGTAAGGAAGATGAAGGCGAAAAGCAAGTCATGATGTTGAAATTTGACGGCAACACCAAGGGGATGAATCTGGCCGCCAAAGGAAAACCGGTCAAAGTGACATACGAACGCAGGGGTGGGGATCTTTTCGCCACCGAAGTGGAACTGAAAGTCGCGAAACTTCCTGAGGGTATCAGTGAAATCAAGACTGATGAGCTCAAGAAACTCATTGATGGCAAAAAGAACCTTTATTTGGTCGATTCACGTCCAACCGGCCGTTTCAACCAGGCACACCTCCCTGGAGCCCATTCCATTCCCCTGCCTGAATTGAAAAAGAAGCAGGCGGCCGTGCTTCCTAAAGATAAAAACACCTTGCTGGTCTTCTACTGTGGTGGCATCACCTGTCCCCTCTCCCCTGCTTCGGCTTCCATAGCCAAGGATTTGGGCTACAAAAACGTGCAGGTCTATCATGAAGGGGAACCGGTCTGGTCCAAGGCGAATCTGCCCACCTATTCCACGGCCGAGTTCATCAAGAACGGCAATGTCGTCCTGATCGACATTCGCCCCACGCAAAAGGCGATTAAAGGCCGCATCAAAGGGGCCTATTCGGTCCCCTATGCGATGCTTGAGGATGAACTTGACGACGTGCCGCGCAATGCGCCGATCGTCCTCTACGGTGACAAAGAGGTCCTCGATGCCGTGGTCAATGTGCGAGAGGAAGATTTCAACTTCGTCTCCCTGGTTGAAGGCGGCTATAAAGGCTGGGTGAAATCAGGAGGCGAGATTGAAAAGGGGCCGATATACAACACCGAAATCAAATGGGTGAGGAAACTCGGTAAAGGAGAGGTTTCGGTGGCCGATTTTCGCAAGGCTGCCTCCGGAGAGGACAAGGACGCCATCATTGTCGATGCTCGTACCAAGGAAGAGGTTGCCGAACTCGGTACCTTCAAAAACACGATCAATATCCCCCTGGACGAGATTCCAGCACGTATGCAAGAGTTGCCCAAGGACAAAAAAATTTATGTTCACTGCTCAACCGGCGCCCGCGCAGATATGGCATACAATGAGCTGATCAAACACGGCTACAATGCCAAGTTCCTGCTGCTGAACATCAAGGACGCAGCCTGCGACTGCGAAATCATTCGCCCCTAA
- the purD gene encoding phosphoribosylamine--glycine ligase — translation MKVLVIGGGGREHALVWKLKQSPKVDTVFCAPGNAGMKSLAECVDISSGDVDALLAFALEKGIDLTVVGPEDPLTKGIVDAFSGKGLRIFGPDSKGSILEGSKVFTKDFLAKYNIPSAKYGTFNKRGAAKKFVQSIGLPCVVKADGLAAGKGVIIAQNIAEAEQAIDLIMKDKAFGSAGSQVVIEEFLKGEEASFIAFTDGKTVLPLPSSQDHKAIFEGDKGPNTGGMGAYSPAPVMSEALTARVMKEVMLPTVQGMAAEGRAYRGMLYAGLMIDGDNINVLEFNCRFGDPECQPLLMRLNSDLVEVFDACIDGTLDKVTLDIDPRPTVCVVMASHGYPGKYTTGNPIKGLAKAEKLEDVQVFHAGTASKGRQVVTNGGRVLGITAIGDDIQSALDRAYEAVAVISWSGCYYRRDIGHRALSRLAKKPQPQVGIVMGSDSDLPVMKAAADFLAAAGVGYEMLITSAHRTPEHAASYAQTARERGLKIIIAGAGMAAHLAGVMAAHTTLPVIGVPLDASSLNGLDALLSTVQMPPGIPVATMGIGKAGAKNAAVLALRILGLSDDGLHAKLIRHAQEMAEQVTAKNRALQE, via the coding sequence ATGAAAGTTCTGGTTATCGGCGGCGGCGGCCGAGAGCATGCACTGGTTTGGAAGCTGAAACAATCCCCCAAAGTTGACACAGTTTTCTGTGCGCCGGGAAATGCTGGAATGAAAAGCCTAGCCGAATGCGTCGACATCTCTTCGGGAGACGTTGACGCATTGCTGGCCTTTGCCCTGGAAAAGGGAATAGACCTAACCGTCGTCGGTCCTGAAGATCCGCTGACCAAGGGGATTGTCGACGCTTTTTCTGGAAAAGGGCTCCGTATTTTTGGTCCGGACAGCAAAGGCTCCATTCTGGAAGGGAGCAAGGTTTTTACCAAGGATTTTTTAGCCAAGTACAACATTCCATCGGCAAAGTACGGGACATTCAACAAACGGGGTGCTGCCAAAAAATTCGTCCAAAGCATTGGCCTGCCCTGTGTTGTCAAGGCCGACGGGTTGGCGGCCGGCAAGGGCGTAATCATTGCCCAAAATATTGCTGAGGCAGAACAGGCCATCGACCTGATTATGAAAGACAAGGCATTCGGCAGCGCCGGAAGCCAGGTTGTGATTGAAGAGTTTCTCAAAGGCGAGGAAGCATCCTTTATCGCCTTTACCGATGGCAAAACTGTGCTGCCGTTGCCGTCTTCACAGGATCACAAGGCCATCTTCGAAGGGGACAAAGGTCCCAACACCGGTGGCATGGGCGCCTATTCGCCTGCTCCGGTCATGAGCGAAGCGCTGACGGCCAGGGTCATGAAAGAAGTCATGCTGCCGACGGTGCAGGGAATGGCTGCGGAAGGTCGCGCCTACAGGGGCATGCTGTATGCCGGCCTGATGATCGACGGCGACAATATCAATGTGCTTGAGTTTAACTGCCGGTTCGGTGATCCCGAATGCCAACCGCTGTTGATGCGACTCAACAGCGATTTGGTCGAGGTGTTTGATGCCTGTATCGACGGCACCCTTGACAAGGTTACCCTTGATATCGATCCCCGTCCTACGGTCTGCGTTGTCATGGCATCCCATGGCTACCCCGGGAAGTACACCACCGGTAACCCCATAAAAGGTTTGGCGAAAGCCGAAAAATTGGAGGATGTGCAGGTCTTTCATGCCGGAACCGCCTCCAAGGGACGGCAGGTTGTGACCAACGGTGGTAGGGTCCTGGGGATTACCGCCATAGGCGATGATATTCAATCGGCGCTTGATCGTGCCTATGAGGCAGTGGCGGTTATTTCCTGGTCTGGTTGTTATTATCGACGGGATATCGGACATCGGGCTCTCTCCCGCCTGGCCAAGAAACCGCAACCGCAGGTCGGTATCGTCATGGGCAGCGATTCGGATCTACCGGTCATGAAGGCCGCAGCCGATTTTTTGGCGGCAGCCGGGGTGGGGTATGAAATGCTCATCACCTCCGCCCATCGAACACCCGAGCACGCAGCCAGCTATGCGCAGACCGCCCGCGAACGAGGCCTGAAAATAATTATCGCCGGGGCAGGGATGGCTGCCCACCTGGCGGGCGTAATGGCAGCCCATACCACCCTTCCGGTCATCGGTGTCCCTCTGGATGCCTCTTCACTCAATGGCCTTGATGCCCTTCTTTCCACGGTGCAGATGCCTCCGGGGATCCCGGTGGCCACCATGGGTATTGGCAAGGCCGGGGCAAAAAATGCCGCGGTGCTTGCCCTGCGGATTCTTGGGTTGAGTGATGACGGACTGCATGCAAAATTGATCCGTCATGCCCAGGAAATGGCAGAACAGGTTACCGCCAAAAACAGGGCCCTTCAGGAGTGA